AATTTGTTGTCTGATAGATTCTTCTACCCTTTTTTCTATTGTGACAATTGCTATTTGTCTCTTTGATATAATTGCATTTCTTGACCTGTTGTGCCTGCAGAGTGACCTTTAAACTTAAAAGTGATACAAGCCTTTTCGAAATCTTGAAATGCAAGACCACTGTTTCTGCAATTGAGGTAATGGCAGAAACAAACAGTTCCTTCACTTTATGTTATCTCTATCACCATTTTTTGACGTATGAGAATGTTACTCCGTTGTGACTATCTTACAGGTCAGCCCAGATGGTAAACAATTTTCAATCACATCACCCGATCGTAGAATACGTGTATTTTGGTTTAGAACTGGCAAATTGAGGTGTGTTTATGACGAATCCCTTGAGGTAAAAGTTATATGCTTCGACTTTTAAAAAAAGCCCTTTTCTTTTTGGTATTGCTATTAAAAAAGCCCTTTTCTTTTTGGTATTGCTATCATAACAATTCTGCTCTCATAGGTTGCCCAAGATCTACAGAGGAGTGACCTTCCTCGATATAGGCTTGAAGCTATTGATTTTGGACGAAGAATGGCTGTAGAAAAAGAAATTGAGAAAACTGAAAATGTTTCCCAACCTAATGCTGTGTTTGATGATAGCTCCAACTTCCTTATATATGCCACCCTGCTTGGGATAAAAGTAAGATGGTCCGAATGTGTCCAATTTATCTTGTGACTGTATTTCATTCTTGTTTAATGATCTTGGCATGAATGAAGTTCCCTTTATATTTGATCAATCCAAAATAATACACAAGGTTATTAAGGTTCGCATCTGATACCTATCTTTTCATGTTGTGTTAGGTTGTAAATCTACATACCAACAAAGTTGCTCGGATCCTTGGAAAAGTGGAGAACAATGATAGATTCTTAAGAATTGCTTTGTATCAAGGTGATCGAAGTAATAAAAAAGTTCGAAAAATTCCTGCTGCTGCCGCAAATGCCAATGAAAGCAAAGAACCTCTGGTAGATCCTACTCTATTGTGCTGTGCTTTTAAAAAGCATAGAATTTACTTATTCAGGTAATAAATTcttattatgcatgaaaaaaatagaTAGCAATGTAAAGAGGAAACTTCTTAGGAACCTTAGAAGGAAACACACTGCAAAAAGTATAGATTTTTTTAGCTTTTATCACATTTGTACATGAATTGCACATTTTTTTTGGTTCGGATCCCTGGAGCAAATGCTTATCCCGCTGTTTTTTAGTCGGAGAGAACCTGAGGAACCTGAAGACGCATCTAAGGGCAGAGACGTGTTTAATGAAAAACCACCTGCTGATGAACTCTTGGCTGTATCAGATATTGGAAAATCTGTGACAACGTCCCTCCCAGATAATGTGGCAAGTATCCTCATTCTTTATAGTTCTTGTTGCCTCTACATCATAGTCCCTGTTAATGTAAATTAGCCGCTGAAGTGCCATGCTCAATGTAAAGCCCAATCCTTGCCTTTTCTTTTTCCCttgtataaatatgaaaatgagGGGGTGGCAATGTGATCTGTTTCAGATCTTGCATACGACCATGGGTGATATTCATTTGAGGCTATATCCTGAAGAATGCCCAAAGACAGTGGAGAATTTTACCACACACTGCCGGAATGGCTATTATGACAATCTGATCTTTCACCGGGTCATTAAAGGATTTATGATACAGACAGGAGACCCATTGGGAGATGGCACTGGTGGACAATCTATTTGGGGAAGGGAATTTGAAGATGAATTTCATAAGAGGTAAGAATGATTTACGCTTCTTTGCGAAGTTAATAAGCTTTAATCTTGTTCTTTCTTTTCTTAGAGGGATACACAGTCCCTGATGACTGATCTGAGGCTTTAATCACCTTAAAACTGTTGCAACTGGATGCAGTAGTAAAAATGTTTGTTTTGCTCCACGGATATAACATATGGCTGACCTCGCTTTGTATTTTAGCTTTGTAACTGGTGGATCGCTCATACTAATATATACTCAACATGGGCATGGAATGGACTGATAATACTCCAACTCCTAAACATTAACGGTTACCTAAAGCTGTTATGGATGTGCCTAATATTTAACTTGTCCAAGAGACTAGAGAGTGTTGACGTGTTTCTAGTATGACCAATTAACTCTTCTCTTTACAGTATATTTCCATTTACCAATGCAACCTCTACCCAATCTGTATGGTTTACCTTTTAAAGCTCGAGAACAGTAGTATAATaagtataatataaaattttcagatttaataGGTAGATCAAAAAAATCCTTTAGTAAATGAAAGCCAGTTGGAGTATTGTTTGCACAGAAATAAGTGGCATATCTTGAATACATGTTGCAAGATGTTTTTCTTCATATGATGTTAGGATCCGGTTCCTCGTTGTCTCTTGGCTGTCCAGAATTTACTTTTATCAGCTTGATTCTTCTCTTTCTGCAGTTTGCGGCATGATAGGCCGTTCACACTTTCGATGGCTAATGCCGGTCCTGGGACCAATGGGTCACAATTCTTCATTACAACTGTTGCCACTCCATGGCTGGACAATAAGCACACTGTTTTTGGTAGAGTTGTCAAAGGAATGGATGTTGTACAGGTATGCCTTCACCTTACCAATTTTGAATATCAGTATAGTGTCGTGTCCCCCGAATGCAAAAGAATTGGATGACCAACTCGAAAGTATGTTGATCAAATTGATTGGACCTGTCTTTGATATGTTGATCTTTTGGTACCCGAACACCCTCACATCTTTTAGAAAGATTTTTATATGTTCATATTCAGTGTGATCATACTGTTACAATTCTTTAACAGGTAATGGAGAAAGTGAAGACAGACAAGGCAGACAAGCCATACCAAGATGTGAAAATCTTAAATGTGACTATTCCAAAGTTGTAGATCAAAAGAACCAAGTAGTGTATTGTGGCTGGGGAACAACGAAGGGAGGGGATTTTAGCAGATGTGGTTTTTTGGATGCAAAGAGTGGAAGAAACAAGGGAACAAGAGGGTGTTCGAAGTTGGAGAAACATGCCTAAAGGTCACCTAGGTTAAATTATTCGATTTTTTCGTATTTGAAATGTTTGGATAATATATGactaaatttatttgaaatagatcgtaaaattttgttttttttataaattgttttatgagcttataaaattgaaaaaaaatatttaaaactaagCTGATATTTTGACACCATTGTTTTTACTATCAGGAATTCATGATCGCAAAACGAGTgtgatattattaaaatataaatatcatttatttttGCATATATtcttatgtttaaaaatagttttagaatattattataaattctaAAACTAGCTCATAGTTAAAATGTTTACGAGAGATTTTGGGCGAGTGGATAAACGATGGACAATTGAATTCTAGCAGGTTGAGTAATGTATTTCCAGTATATGTGAGTGAGTGAAGAAATCAAGAAGATCCCACACTCTGGCAACCACAAACCAGACATGTTATATTGGTGCTTTGATGATAAAGGTAAGTATATAAGGAGGAGATTGGCTTCTACGATGCACCGGAAAATCGCTCCGAGAATGGGATGCGAAACTGGTGGCAATGGTCATGGTCATTCAATCTACAACAGAAATCATGATATTCCTTTGGCGAGTTTCCATGATATCATAGCGACGACAACCAATTAATCCAGATACCTCTTGGGGCATCGTTTTTCGCACCAAAagcgcagcggaagtttaaaatttttgtttcgaCGTTTGAAAGAGTCCTTGGGCGTCGTATGTTTATTAAACCATTCATAGAGTGTAGCATTATAACTTTGCGTATAAAAACGCTagctccaaactattccggtttTTAAGCAGAGATAGTCCTTCTTGTATATCCCTATGAACGGATCTGCGTCTTTTGATcgtctaattaggtccacgatcaaAAACTGTTTTCCCCGTTTGAATTACACTAGAAATAGCAAACGATTTATGCGTTGAGATAATGACGTCCGAATTTCCGAAATCCGGAGTCGATGCAGCGACAAAGGCATGGCGTGGAAAGAAAACAATTGGCCGaaaatttttccttcaatttcAGAATAGTGGCCGTGAGTTTGTCTTTCGATTGGGaaggatttttttattaattttggaCTTGTGTTGTGTGCAAAAATCCGGTATAAATTATTACCtcttattgtatatttatagagtGCGATTCTTGATCCATCCCACAAGGATTCCTAATCTTTATCCCACTAGGACtctataatttcattatataaaattctcatattgttaatatataatgtatttatcaacttttgataatgcatgatatattaatatcatatatacatacattttatatcaccatataaaatgtgtgtgtgtatatttaCACAtgcatttttaatatataaatagatatattaattaaattaaataacttttgttgaatttatataattaactcgttagttaatttaattctagactcctctatAACATTTATAAGAATTtgtacatgttagtagtcaccactactaatacaattatttaatcagtaaattcttaattcactaaataaataattctgaactcattataaccctgATCGATGATATGACAGTGCCGATGTATCAATGATAtaagtcttgttcatataatgaaaaacgtaaatttcgaaaatcaaaattttgagaatatcatgcattaataTTATATGGCTTTGTTtgcaagtttttaaaattatagtatcatgaatatttctatattacataaatcaataccttatttaataaatacttaatggactatattttaactcaattaaaatataatttaattaataaagtccatttgaactttaacaaATTAAcatgatgggcttatactcttacaagcccatgatccaTGCTCCTATTATATttatctcatcataatcccgatcgacaatccgatatcatcgatgtgacaatttcaatttgtttgttattctgatgcacactttaatttcgagatcaccaatatctaaataaggcaggtgcactctctttgactgtctttagcagtcaagctctcaaaatttctataagcttttataaactttatttataagattatcgattgatcatatcaaaattatttcttataaattcaactcattgaattcattatctcaacgagaacaagtaaatcagtgcttgtgtgaccctcaatggttcagggatacagttaGCCGtgactctttgtgattcaggacaatttcttttattcgagcttaccctaatttgtccacattccatgcaccaacatttgatcatgagaatgtcataaatcatttttctgattaaacccatatAATCAagataagagcgtctagtagtatcgtctcatgattccctaggtatcactgatagtacatgcaagaaccagtcggttatgattaacgtacagtacggtcccttcatctcatatatgccgatcgaatctgcaaccattggttcatcgagggttgcatattaattcgatagttatgtgatacaatcatgaaatattcatagtctCATCACATGTATAACTAGAGAACTATttccctaatgtacatctcatactctggctagAGATTTCATGTACTATtatttcgttagatcacataggatatccacaaccgtaggtgagcggtgaattcccgactacaatgcactggctcctacacatGTCGCAATTGCACTCAACCTCGCCGCCTGATGACCCTcacggagtcggtaaacgagtcgaAGAACAATCCTAGTgtgtagagcctcagtgttgtctcgggtcgtaaggactaatcatGTACCATCACAACCACATActtttcctctcgatgaatgataaccacttagaAAGCATgagagagggttgttcggtacaatcatcGTATGATTACCCATCTGCACGAtcggacatctctatgcccttaccatgaaacacaggacacaacatcacagatgttagtctcaagttcaagcggtttttatccttattttaggcagctgaatcgactaggaacgaatagGAATATActgtgtagagcccaaattcagtacacgtaaaacccatgcatttaattaaattgttaaatcatttatttaattttaaaatgagtttagcgATATAcgatttatgaaattgtattattttaaattatttatgtttatgtgatgcacgttaaaaatgttttgttgagtttcatgtttcaggcgattattcgatgcgggatcgaggaaaagagaccggtgaccattttggtgattttaaaatgttatattttattttaagttaggtttgaggcattttaaataaactatttagtttttggcattttaaagcctaactTAATTTACTATGtgagtttatgatttttttagaaCTTTTAAAGTTAAACACTTGCgtgctttattttaaatttaatgattcTAGTATTTTAGTGAGGCATTAGTATTTTATGTATTGGGTTTAtttgttattaatatttttaattagtcAATTAACTCACTAATTACCTCCTAATTaccaaactcacgcacacactcACAACTacgcacacacacacttcgGCTATCACctacacacacatttcatttctctcttcatttcatttttaaagaaaatattaggGTTCTTGGATAGCAAGAGCAGACGCCCCTCCCTCTTCAAGAATTTCAGCAATTTTCATTggcttttcttcaagaaaattgtTCCACGATCGTCCTGGATCAACCCTCGCACtgttcccgcttcggtatcgtcggttcggtaattttaaatatcaaaagacatgtatattctttcattcttgcaTCAATATTGTCATATTATTCGTTTTGTTGTTTCTTATGCgtgaaaattcatgtatgttgtgcaaagtttgagcagaaatgtgttggatcgattttgaaacgtttttggatctcaaaactcgaaatttaCTGTCATTTTTAATACTGTGATTTTTCGATTGATTTTCTGGAAacaatttcaacatataaatcgtagaactttttgatacattCGATTTGAcggtaaattcgaaatatttgtgtaagaaatgagtgagttatgatcgttttcgtgggactgttcaaactgcgtttttttttaaaatgtgttcttgatgtgttcttgaagtttttgagttgcaggcttcgttgggcactgccgggcttgtgctactgcatttagatatgttatgggatgtaTTTAGGTattatttggtggttcgtttgggtcgggattggcttAGAATGTAATGGAAGTTGTAGGAAATGAAATGATGTCGAAATccgggttattgttgtattgaagttgaTTGTCGATGCTTGGGGACGTTTGGGGTGTTTGTACgagtttgaatcaatgtaatagcatctTAGGATGAGTCttgaggtgttggttcatggtccctaGACTTGGATTGGAAGAATAAATCAAtaagttagtgaattttcgCGAGTTTGCAAGTTCAGAGGTGGGTTCTCGGACCCCGACACAgagtccgtgtcctttttccttcaaaaatacgaaATTCCAGTGCCtacccggacccttacacggggtccatgtaccccttaaaaaattttaaaaaattaaaaaaaaaatttagggattgtttttgaggtttgatgtcatgatttagtacgataattaaacgaggtcaagtcccgagagatttagaacgtcataaggaaatttgtcatttttgggtgtgGGCATGACTATACGTCTAAACTATGAAAggtaagtgtttgaactcatgttagtatgtgcagcagttgccccaagcgagatccaacgaatccatCAACTCTacgtaagtatgttcgacgtgcaaaagaaaatatgtttatgtttttgaggtatgctaaatgtcttgtgaccaaattatgaacgggtttgaaGACGGTGAACGTggtcgaggacctctccaccccggtaaagcatgaccgggtttagatcaggattggaaagcggtaaagtatgaccaaaGACCAATCCAcacggtaaagcatgaccggggatctcatgtacgTGGTAGTGGATTTctcctgccagcccagtactgtggtttagtctgatcagacacatttatgtatgagtcacttgctttgaaacatatgtttacgcaaaatgatgttatgtatgcttaagtatgtatgatacaggtatgtttaagaaaagtttttatgACGATGTCACGTCTATGCTTATGCGACTACGTTCATGTTTCAagtatatttatgttattacgttcaagtttcaagtatgtaagccctattttaaagatgcatgcgGTTTtgttatgtagtacttgctatctccattttatacatgtttagtctttagactcactagacttaatcgatgcaggtgaggatgactttgaggagacgaggggtggggaccaatgagccggcttggactgagcaggaggttaaacccgaggaccgcccatgtttttaagaaattatgcaatgtttcaaatactctgatttcacgttattgtttacgatgtttaaacaaatatttttctttagcaaactttatttgtgatctcttttattgcaaatattttggatagACAGTTTATTGATgatcgcaatttgaaagtttattttgcatttaagaaaatttttaatttttccgcaaattttaagttgttcaaaagtacggtacgttacatactgtatttacaaatgagtttcaagatcgaattacgattcatttgtattaaagtataatcaaagactttatctatgttgattgtatgtgtatacagataaagcaaaatgaaaccatgaaaagttaaattatattaaaataaagatttttttattacacttgagtcaataaattctctagccaaccgttggcttgcaggacatctactctagcAAGAACTTCAACACTTGATTTATGCAGCCGATTGCTTGAGTCACTTTCCAAACCTGAATTCGAGGACTGTGTAATGCTTATGTGGGAAACATGGAAAGAATGCCAAAAGAAAATCCACGAGGGGCAAGAATACTATAGCCCTACCAACATTTCAGGATACAAGACGTATTTGGAAGAACATAGAAGTAATGTGTGTTCCAAAAGAACCCCAAATGCACTTACAGTAAAGCCAAAATTAGATGAGAAATGGAAGCCACTTTATTCTGGAACATGGAGATTAGATGTTGATGTATGTTATAATGAAGAGCGCGAACTCTATTAAATAGGTGGAATTATCAAGGTTAACGATGGAATTGGTGTCTTTGTATTTGGACAAAGCATTCCAAAAGCAATATCAGTGGTTGAAGGAGAAATTGTTGCAATTCGAGTCTCGAGATAGTCCACAGAAAGCTAAGGAACGACATTGTTCTCCTATAAAAGTTGTGTCCAGTTCTCTTTTGTCCGTGTAAGCAGTGACCAACCCAAGTGATGATTTAAGCTATATCGGAATCCAAGTCTTTGAAGCTATTGGATGAATCAGAAAACGCGAGGCTTATCCATGTTCGATGTTCGATGAATATGGTTGCACATCGCatcgctaattttttttttatcatcattcTCTATTATCTGGGAGGTTGTGAGTTTCTTATTTGGTTGAAATCTTTTGTACTTGACGATCTACAATAATAAAAAGTTCAAgatttagattaaaaaaataaataaacaaactgTAAATTTGGTGTCATAGTCtagcttttaaaatatcaaaaatagtCACCTCAAGTTACAAAACCaatcatttttatttgataaaaaattatcatagaatatattttagtaaatttaattgTAATTTACCTATAACCATCACGTCtcatcaaattttcaaaatataaaaatcactaaaatatttctcattcttgtttaggcattttaattattaaatgattatatcactcttatataaatttttttcatcaaagttataaattcaaaaataacaaaaattattcaacataaaaaatatgtaCGGATATGCATGCATCATCGTGCGAAGggataatagtattattatCTGATATTTTAGGAACTTATAAAGTGTGAAATCTTATGTTGAAAATAAATTGTTGAGGCGTTTGAATAATTTAagataattaaagttaaattcAACATAGATTCTTGAAGCGTTTGAATGAactgagataattaaattttaagatgatgatatatttcataaataagattttttttatggtCATAGTTATAGAAAGGACTCCGTAGTATGAAATTAATGCAAaaaatttttggaaatatttttatacataaatatattttaaaaaatattatcgtAAATATTGAAACTATTAGATGTGGCCTGACTGTTAACATTAGACAGTGGCACAACGAAGACCTGAAAAATTTGTGCTATAGGCTGAACATAAATTTACCATATGAAGCAGCAGTGAGGAAATCAGCAGGCAGATGCGAATCATCAGCTAGATTTAGAATACAAAATATATCAGTCATGCAATAAAATGGTGCATGGCTATGGAGCCAAAAAAGTTTTAGGGAGAAGAATATCATGTTtttgcaaatatatataaatataatatgtaAAAAATACATGAATGGATGGAAAGATTAAAAACCGAAATAGCGCCACTATCAAACAATATTTCTAGTATGATTGAAAACTGACCCTGGATTCCAACAGATACCAAGTCTGGAATTATTTACACAGACCAAAAGTTGTTTCCCATATAAAGAAGACAAACAGCAAAATGATCGATTTTACGATCTCAAATTCAAAAGCCAGAGATGCTGCAGCTCATCTCGTTACAAAAGGGCCGGTATTTGTATCCTATGATATCAGGATAAGCAAATGAACAAAAGGGCAAAAGACGGATATAGTTCATATATAATTTAACTGTTAAAAGATCCATGCTCCGCATTGGAATCTAAACTGGACTTCGCAATGCTTAGAATCTCCTTCTTGCTCTTTACCACACATCTTTTTTGGGTGTCAGAGTCGAGTTTGTCCAGATCCTCTGCAATTCCTAGATACCCATACAAAAATGCTTCTTCTTCATCAGCTGGTGCAACTTGTGTTTCTCCATTGGAACTATCATTCTTACTTGACTTAAGTTGCTTCAAGTGCGACCTGCCATGCTTGTTCTCAACATAGTGCTGGTGTAACCTCTCGGCCTCTTGTAATGCTGAAAGTGTGCCATTGAACTTTACAATCATTACATTTTGATTTGCAGGTTTCCCGTTGCATATTTTAAGGATGCTTCCAATGCCCATACCTGTATAAAGGACATAGTAAAACAACACCCCAAGAAGGAAAAACAAATGCTGGTGAAACATTTGAGATAAAACAATGAATTCTACAAAGAATACCAAGAAATGAATTTTCTTAGGGAAGAGTGGGCAGACAAAAACAGAGCAGAATCATCAAGTGAAAAACATGCCGCTTGCTTTTACTCAAGATTGGACCTACAGCTTCGGCAATTAATAACTTGTGAAAATGCTGATTGAAGCAAATCGGGAACAGGATAGAGAATACAGTCA
This genomic window from Primulina huaijiensis isolate GDHJ02 chromosome 7, ASM1229523v2, whole genome shotgun sequence contains:
- the LOC140980874 gene encoding peptidyl-prolyl cis-trans isomerase CYP71-like, translated to MEAAQKDNGNSTTVPSTAVAEDVEEPIVGPGPAPRARLKRPLQFEQAYLDSLPSANMYEKSYMHRDVVTHVAVSAADFFISGSADGHLKFWKKKAIGIEFAKHFRSHLGAIEGLAVSIDGALCCTISNDRSVKIYDVFNYDMMAMISLPFVPGCAEWVYKQGDVKAKLAVSDRNSSFTYIFDARSGSNEPISSKEIHLGPIQVMKYNHEYDTVISADDRGIIEYWSPASLCFPENGVTFKLKSDTSLFEILKCKTTVSAIEVSPDGKQFSITSPDRRIRVFWFRTGKLRCVYDESLEVAQDLQRSDLPRYRLEAIDFGRRMAVEKEIEKTENVSQPNAVFDDSSNFLIYATLLGIKVVNLHTNKVARILGKVENNDRFLRIALYQGDRSNKKVRKIPAAAANANESKEPLVDPTLLCCAFKKHRIYLFSRREPEEPEDASKGRDVFNEKPPADELLAVSDIGKSVTTSLPDNVILHTTMGDIHLRLYPEECPKTVENFTTHCRNGYYDNLIFHRVIKGFMIQTGDPLGDGTGGQSIWGREFEDEFHKSLRHDRPFTLSMANAGPGTNGSQFFITTVATPWLDNKHTVFGRVVKGMDVVQVMEKVKTDKADKPYQDVKILNVTIPKL